From the Cryptomeria japonica chromosome 2, Sugi_1.0, whole genome shotgun sequence genome, one window contains:
- the LOC131064838 gene encoding uncharacterized protein LOC131064838, with protein sequence MELFLDVKKGAKLILLYERFMKAFIVEFFMHQRLSSELILENKSALKNVSDLHGWWSNQLNNRDDDLLIQRVVADVKKSLHSNKMYLDVSECFGLDGSVKNLKRLLNAVGHQKKMVKVGLHGMGGIGKTTLAKVVCKELPFSQFQAFCFVPSVGERCQEANGLVKLQSHMLKCISQFRSEVDHADQGKGLLRDWLRGKRVLLLLDDIESVEQLEALAGNYKEFGAGSCVIITSRDEQILKVANVDVVYEVQRLPHNYAMQLFNLHAFPNSCCPDQELQTLSSDIVSACEGLPLALQLLGKSLFGEGDRDVWKEMELNLSQCQHLSKLPANFGNLTRLERLEILHIPGLTELPDSFDDLKALAYLDASYCGLTDNRLPATISELCSLKIIHLEGNRIRRLPSGLEKLGQLEELHVDECSELVVLSALPSPLQLLYACNCFGLETICCLPALPSLMTLDVSKSCHLTHLHGLVSLKQLTTLNLVGCSGIFSCGVLESCLTGLTALECVFVGGPGVSSSQLQFFYDSFKDFSFHQNCLLADLNAPINWLQGEACGQDGYSIDYCTEKNKVKSFAVYIVCLVSSGQVQMREDCGVNPGINRCKD encoded by the exons atggaactcttcttagatgttaaGAAAGGGGCGAAGCTCATATTGCTTTACgagaggttcatgaag GCTTTCATTGTTGAATTTTTCATGCATCAAAGATTATCCTCCGAGTTAATCCTTGAAAACAAAAGTGCATTAAAGAATGTTTCGGATCTACACGGTTGGTGGTCCAATCAATTAAACAACAG GGATGATGATTTGCTGATTCAACGTGTTGTGGCCGATGTTAAAAAAAGCTTACATTCAAACAAAATGTATCTGGATGTTTCAGAATGCTTTGGTTTGGACGGGTCCGTGAAAAATCTCAAGAGATTATTAAATGCAGTGGGTCATCAGAAGAAGATGGTGAAAGTGGGTTTACATGGCATGGGTGGGATTGGTAAAACCACGCTGGCAAAGGTTGTTTGCAAAGAACTACCATTCTCACAGTTCCAAGCGTTCTGTTTTGTTCCAAGCGTGGGAGAAAGATGTCAAGAGGCGAATGGGCTTGTAAAGCTGCAGAGCCACATGCTCAAATGTATCTCACAGTTCAGAAGTGAAGTAGATCATGCTGATCAAGGCAAGGGTCTGCTACGAGACTGGCTCAGGGGTAAGAGGGTTCTGCTTCTCCTCGATGACATTGAAAGTGTTGAGCAGCTCGAAGCTCTCGCGGGAAATTACAAGGAATTCGGGGCAGGCAGCTGTGTGATCATTACATCACGCGATGAACAAATCCTAAAAGTGGCTAACGTTGATGTAGTCTACGAGGTACAAAGACTTCCTCACAATTATGCCATGCAGTTGTTTAATTTGCACGCATTTCCCAATTCCTGCTGTCCAGATCAAGAGCTGCAAACTCTGAGCAGTGATATAGTCAGTGCCTGTGAAGGCCTTCCTCTTGCCCTTCAACTTCTTGGGAAAAGCCTGTTTGGTGAAGGGGATAGAGATGTATGGAaagaaatg GAGCTGAACCTTTCACAATGTCAACATCTGTCTAAGCTTCCCGCTAATTTTGGGAATTTGACACGGCTAGAAAGGCTAGAAATTCTCCACATTCCTGGGCTTACAGAGCTACCCGACAGCTTTGACGACCTGAAAGCTTTGGCTTATTTGGATGCCAGCTATTGCGGACTAACAGACAACAGACTACCAGCCACAATATCCGAATTGTGTTCACTGAAAATCATACATCTTGAAGGTAACAGAATCCGCCGTCTTCCTAGCGGCTTGGAAAAGTTAGGACAACTTGAAGAGCTGCATGTGGACGAATGCAGTGAGCTTGTCGTACTGTCGGCGCTTCCATCACCATTGCAACTGCTCTACGCCTGCAACTGTTTCGGTTTGGAGACAATCTGCTGCCTTCCAGCATTGCCAAGCCTGATGACATTAGACGTTAGCAAGTCCTGCCACCTCACTCACTTGCATGGCCTGGTATCATTGAAGCAATTAACCACGCTCAATCTTGTGGGCTGCAGTGGTATCTTCTCTTGTGGGGTTCTCGAAAGCTGCTTGACTGGTCTCACAGCTCTCGAGTGCGTTTTTGTTGGCGGGCCTGGTGTGTCATCATCTCAATTACAATTTTTTTACGATTCCTTCAAG GACTTCTCTTTCCACCAAAATTGTTTGCTAGCTGATCTAAATGCCCCTATAAATTGGCTACAAGGGGAGGCATGTGGACAAGACGGTTATAGCATTGATTATTGCACGGAGAAGAATAAAGTTAAGAGTTTTGCTGTTTATATTGTTTGTTTAGTCTCCTCTGGCCAAGTCCAAATGCGTGAGGATTGTGGGGTAAACCCAGGTATTAACAGGtgtaaagattag